One stretch of Chryseobacterium sp. LJ668 DNA includes these proteins:
- a CDS encoding transketolase gives MSKSIEELKSLTTQIRRDILRMVHAVNSGHPGGSLGCTEYFTALYGKVMNYNLPFTMEGKNEDHFYLSNGHISPVFYSTLARFGFFPVDELKTFRKLDSRLQGHPTTHEGLPGIRIASGSLGQGLSVALGVAEGKKLDGDDSLVYTLHGDGELQEGQVWEALMYAAAKKVDNIISTIDYNGRQIDGDTDDVLSLGNLHAKLEAFGWTVLEEKNGNDLETVIAILERAKTETGKGKPVIIILHTEMGFGVDYMMGTHSWHGKAPNDEQLDTAFKQLYLEAPTDY, from the coding sequence ATGAGTAAAAGTATTGAAGAGCTGAAATCTCTTACTACGCAAATCAGAAGAGACATTTTGAGAATGGTTCATGCTGTAAATTCGGGACATCCTGGTGGAAGTTTAGGCTGTACAGAGTATTTCACAGCACTCTATGGCAAAGTAATGAATTACAATCTTCCCTTCACCATGGAAGGCAAAAACGAAGATCATTTCTACCTTTCAAACGGACATATTTCACCGGTTTTCTATTCTACATTGGCAAGATTCGGGTTTTTTCCGGTGGACGAATTAAAAACTTTCAGAAAACTGGATTCAAGATTACAAGGTCACCCAACTACCCACGAAGGTTTGCCGGGAATCAGAATTGCTTCAGGATCTTTAGGTCAGGGACTTTCTGTAGCACTTGGTGTTGCTGAGGGTAAAAAATTAGACGGTGACGATTCTTTGGTATATACCCTTCACGGCGACGGAGAATTGCAGGAAGGTCAGGTTTGGGAAGCATTAATGTACGCTGCAGCTAAAAAAGTTGATAATATCATCTCAACAATTGATTACAACGGACGCCAGATTGACGGTGATACCGATGATGTTTTAAGCTTAGGAAATTTACATGCAAAATTAGAAGCTTTCGGCTGGACTGTTTTGGAAGAGAAAAACGGTAACGATCTTGAAACAGTAATCGCGATTCTTGAAAGAGCAAAAACTGAAACGGGAAAAGGTAAACCGGTAATTATCATCCTACATACAGAGATGGGATTTGGTGTAGATTATATGATGGGAACTCATTCTTGGCATGGTAAAGCTCCGAATGACGAGCAACTGGATACCGCTTTCAAACAATTATACCTCGAAGCTCCTACAGATTATTAA
- a CDS encoding transketolase family protein, with translation MKYTYTEKKDTRSGFGAGLAELADTNPNVVALCADLIGSLKMEKFIEKAPERFYQVGIAEANMMGLAAGLSITGKIPFTGTFANFSTSRVYDQIRQSIAYSGKNVKICASHAGLTLGEDGATHQVLEDIGMMKMLPGMTVINPCDYNQTKAATIAIADFEGPVYLRFGRPTVPVFIPEDMPFEIGKGILLQEGTDVTIVATGHLVWESLVAADELEKEGISCEVINIHTIKPLDEEIILKSVEKTGKIVTAEEHNYLGGLGESVAGMLARKRPTRQEFVAVNDTFGESATPAELMKKYKIDAAAVKEAVKRILDK, from the coding sequence ATGAAATATACATATACAGAAAAAAAAGATACCCGTTCAGGATTCGGAGCCGGATTGGCTGAATTGGCTGACACAAATCCCAATGTAGTAGCACTTTGTGCAGATCTTATCGGTTCTTTGAAAATGGAGAAATTTATCGAAAAAGCTCCTGAAAGATTTTATCAGGTAGGTATCGCAGAAGCCAATATGATGGGTTTGGCTGCGGGCTTGAGCATCACAGGAAAAATTCCTTTTACAGGAACTTTTGCCAACTTTTCTACTTCAAGGGTGTACGACCAGATTCGTCAGTCTATTGCTTATTCAGGAAAAAACGTTAAAATCTGTGCTTCTCATGCAGGTCTTACTTTAGGTGAAGACGGCGCAACACACCAAGTTTTAGAAGATATCGGTATGATGAAAATGCTTCCGGGAATGACGGTGATCAACCCTTGTGACTACAACCAGACAAAAGCTGCTACGATTGCAATTGCAGATTTTGAAGGTCCTGTTTATTTGAGATTTGGAAGGCCTACAGTACCCGTTTTTATTCCGGAAGATATGCCTTTCGAGATCGGAAAAGGAATTCTTTTACAGGAAGGAACAGATGTAACGATTGTTGCAACGGGCCACTTGGTATGGGAGTCATTGGTTGCTGCGGATGAACTTGAAAAAGAGGGCATTTCTTGTGAAGTAATCAATATTCACACGATTAAACCATTAGACGAGGAAATCATTTTAAAATCTGTTGAAAAAACAGGTAAAATTGTAACTGCTGAAGAACACAATTACTTAGGTGGATTAGGTGAATCAGTTGCAGGAATGTTAGCTAGAAAAAGACCTACGAGACAAGAATTTGTGGCTGTGAATGATACTTTCGGAGAATCTGCAACACCTGCTGAATTAATGAAAAAATATAAAATTGACGCAGCTGCCGTGAAGGAAGCGGTCAAAAGAATTTTAGATAAATAA
- a CDS encoding Lrp/AsnC family transcriptional regulator, whose protein sequence is MNYQLDEIDKKILDFLVENTRMPFTEIAKQMDVSAGTIHVRVKKMEDAGIILGSSLNLDYGKLDYHFTAFIGILLTKSNRTQEVLKELGTIPNVVEASVISGKYNIFCKVKAKNTEDAKKIIYQIDDIQDVMRTESMISMEEFLSDKNRLINAISI, encoded by the coding sequence ATGAACTATCAACTGGACGAAATAGACAAGAAAATTCTTGATTTCTTAGTAGAAAACACAAGAATGCCTTTTACAGAAATTGCAAAACAGATGGACGTATCTGCAGGAACAATACACGTAAGGGTGAAGAAAATGGAAGATGCAGGTATTATTTTAGGATCATCTCTTAATTTAGATTATGGTAAGCTAGATTACCACTTTACAGCTTTTATAGGAATTCTTTTAACAAAATCAAACCGCACACAAGAGGTTTTGAAAGAATTGGGAACAATTCCAAACGTAGTAGAAGCAAGCGTTATCTCCGGAAAATATAATATTTTCTGCAAGGTAAAAGCAAAAAATACTGAAGACGCTAAAAAAATTATTTATCAGATCGATGATATCCAGGATGTGATGAGAACTGAAAGTATGATCTCTATGGAAGAGTTTTTAAGCGACAAAAACAGATTGATCAACGCAATATCAATTTAA
- a CDS encoding translocation/assembly module TamB domain-containing protein: protein MAKLENNNENEHKKSVAENLGDQVQKTVDNVQETVKEASELASDAIKHPIDTAQEFGKQAAKDVTSYSWWARLLLILFWTILALVAVILIAINLPVTKRWAADQALQIVNRDFKAKMSTESVEVDFFGDVTIKGLRIKDYKDLDFIKAREFKANSDWFSLATNIGKNNSLSFNGLRLIDADIKVITYKGDSISNFIRFTKLFDSGKKKDSTKPPFQLNSRLEILDSKVSIVNQNSPGEAGKWLTATNVNLIAPILKVNGADISAQINNFTFTTKRWGKSHFVDTFSTDFSMTEDFLYLKDLTLNTDHSLLQGDIKFNLNRGSWADFANKVKWDMNLKMGSQLSGYDISYFVTNWDNFIPFNISGKMTGPLNKFTLDNFLIRNPSVNIATQKMYITNLLKGNFLIETNNLSADFTYKDLKAMMPKFISAKMKNFADDFGKLKYNGDVKVNPKQVYVSSGKLMTGIGQAKISNFSLTDFSTTMPKYKGYAEVKDLNTSVITKSKTVGLISGKFNIDGQSFDVKTMRIRTRSQISSIDIMNKEINNLNLDGLLDHRKYNGLITVNDEQAKATLKGLIDFSTSRISANIDASVSHLNMNYFTGKPGNQIVSGRVNGKISMTNLNDLNLDVEANNINFATATQRYQIPNAKVKTFIEGGNRVIDVKAPGAVDGKISGKYNLADLAGMVENGLGKILVGPPPRKLYRGQRFTMNFDVQQGLVSYFMPDLKLPQGATVEGEYEGNSNNLILNLDAASLKYVMTKKEEITDADKALASANPDYKINEREMITRDSALVDSVMVRINTANLDQQLYAKIKRIEYNKNILKDILLTGKNENNTTLRIATSFKHGSPEDELDDNLKNYAINFNQSTNPAGDYIFRFEPTEVSFNNVKWAIDTSPGLDHYISYRKKTQDFEIKNLRIYSDQSSLLINESTFKSAKDFYVDAEVQDFAIEKLLEMQAGGNPMDIKGLANGNVKIRMDKSTLQPLVDLTVDDIMMNGNDMGDLTISAVNGFSLNVYDVDVKVTSAGVIGNNNLHLTGTVNNNTPSPTIDLVAQLDEFDLAFTQQFVQAIFGNLRGKATGDLKINGTLKNLDYSGDIALKEFGLKLLFTGVDYSFDDTVIPLSRGLAILNNIGVHDGRTNSQGTISGAIQFETLSSMGVNLVMRADNLLMLNTTQKEYDLFWGRVYGQGDLYVDGPVSALNLSTPNMKALNGSTFTFNSSSTSNVEEFKMLRFLKEGKDGLVTLEDKKKSGANMNIDFSLDVDKGTTVNVLVGDDVGNITVKGVAEDLRFQMGRQGAISMNGSYMVDSGTFVSKAILNRTFQIQKNSSIRWDGDAMKPALDITANYVRMVSNAGEYLNMGQLQPISILLQANITNTLNDPDIALNVTALDVSSQVKETLAAKINQTEGENVLQFGSILLLNSFNVSNTGGVDIDAVGVAESSGYNMLLKQLGSVLNTMSSEFQIDLNYVRGDQYSNSGDRANAGVSFDLSPRVTVKTGLGIPLNKTEGTDNNYLSGEGSIEYDISKKNDGTLLLRGYSKPTNIGMGVGTVGTNGSANQAYGGGIVWSKSFNSFFKKKKKDKNRPSANNEIKTDSVISRLK, encoded by the coding sequence ATGGCAAAGTTAGAGAATAATAACGAAAATGAGCATAAAAAATCGGTAGCTGAAAACTTAGGAGATCAGGTGCAGAAAACGGTTGATAATGTTCAGGAGACTGTGAAAGAGGCTTCTGAGCTCGCTTCTGATGCCATAAAACACCCAATAGATACCGCTCAGGAATTTGGTAAGCAGGCTGCAAAAGATGTAACCAGCTATTCATGGTGGGCAAGACTTTTACTGATCCTTTTCTGGACAATTCTGGCACTCGTTGCCGTTATTCTCATTGCCATTAATCTTCCGGTTACCAAACGATGGGCTGCAGATCAAGCTTTACAGATTGTCAACAGAGATTTTAAAGCTAAAATGTCTACCGAAAGTGTAGAGGTTGATTTCTTTGGAGATGTTACCATCAAAGGATTAAGGATAAAAGATTATAAAGATTTAGATTTCATCAAAGCGAGAGAATTTAAAGCCAATTCAGATTGGTTTTCTTTGGCAACCAATATTGGTAAAAACAATTCATTAAGTTTTAACGGTTTAAGACTTATTGATGCCGACATAAAAGTCATTACGTATAAAGGCGACAGTATTTCAAATTTCATCCGTTTTACCAAACTCTTCGACAGCGGTAAGAAAAAAGATTCTACAAAACCTCCTTTTCAGCTAAACTCACGATTAGAAATACTTGATTCTAAAGTTTCTATTGTCAATCAGAACTCTCCCGGAGAAGCTGGGAAATGGCTGACAGCAACGAATGTGAACCTGATCGCTCCAATACTTAAGGTGAACGGTGCAGATATTTCAGCTCAAATCAATAATTTCACATTTACCACAAAAAGATGGGGGAAATCTCATTTTGTAGATACGTTCTCTACCGATTTTTCAATGACCGAAGATTTTCTTTATCTGAAAGATTTAACGCTGAATACAGATCATTCTCTTCTTCAGGGAGATATTAAATTTAATTTAAATAGGGGTTCCTGGGCAGATTTTGCCAACAAAGTAAAATGGGATATGAATCTCAAAATGGGAAGCCAGCTGAGCGGGTATGACATCTCTTATTTTGTAACCAATTGGGATAATTTTATTCCTTTTAATATTAGCGGGAAAATGACAGGTCCGCTGAACAAATTCACTTTAGATAACTTCCTGATCAGAAATCCATCGGTGAATATTGCCACCCAAAAAATGTATATTACCAATCTTTTAAAAGGTAATTTTTTGATCGAAACCAATAATCTTTCCGCAGATTTTACCTATAAAGATCTAAAAGCCATGATGCCGAAATTTATTTCAGCTAAAATGAAAAACTTCGCAGATGATTTTGGGAAATTAAAATACAACGGAGATGTAAAAGTAAATCCAAAACAAGTATATGTGTCCTCCGGAAAACTGATGACCGGAATCGGACAGGCAAAAATTTCCAATTTTTCATTGACGGACTTCAGTACAACAATGCCTAAATACAAAGGATATGCAGAAGTAAAAGATTTAAATACTTCGGTGATTACCAAAAGTAAAACGGTGGGTCTGATTTCAGGGAAATTCAATATCGACGGGCAAAGTTTTGATGTAAAAACCATGCGCATCAGAACGAGATCTCAAATTTCGAGTATTGATATCATGAATAAGGAAATCAATAATCTGAATTTAGACGGTTTACTTGATCACAGAAAATACAATGGGTTAATTACTGTTAATGATGAACAGGCAAAAGCAACCCTAAAAGGCCTTATCGATTTCAGCACTTCAAGAATCTCCGCCAATATTGATGCAAGTGTATCACATCTTAATATGAATTACTTCACCGGCAAACCCGGAAACCAGATCGTTAGCGGAAGGGTAAACGGGAAGATATCGATGACCAATTTAAATGATTTGAATCTGGATGTTGAAGCAAATAATATCAATTTTGCAACCGCTACACAGCGTTACCAGATTCCGAATGCAAAAGTAAAAACATTTATAGAAGGCGGAAATCGGGTGATTGATGTAAAGGCTCCCGGAGCAGTTGATGGTAAAATTTCCGGTAAATATAACCTTGCCGATCTTGCCGGAATGGTAGAAAACGGGCTAGGTAAGATATTGGTCGGCCCGCCACCGAGAAAATTGTATCGCGGACAGAGATTCACAATGAACTTTGACGTTCAGCAAGGTTTGGTCAGCTATTTTATGCCGGATCTGAAGCTTCCTCAAGGCGCAACCGTAGAGGGTGAATACGAAGGAAATTCAAATAATCTCATTCTAAATCTTGATGCCGCCTCGCTGAAATATGTAATGACCAAAAAAGAGGAAATTACCGATGCTGATAAGGCTTTAGCAAGTGCTAATCCAGATTATAAGATCAATGAGCGGGAGATGATAACCAGAGACAGCGCGCTGGTAGACAGCGTAATGGTGAGAATAAATACAGCTAACCTCGACCAGCAACTGTATGCGAAAATTAAAAGAATAGAATACAATAAAAACATTCTTAAAGACATTCTTCTGACCGGAAAAAATGAAAACAATACTACGCTTCGTATTGCAACAAGTTTTAAACATGGAAGTCCGGAAGATGAATTGGATGACAATCTGAAGAATTACGCAATTAACTTTAATCAGTCGACAAATCCTGCGGGAGATTATATTTTCAGATTTGAACCTACAGAAGTAAGTTTTAATAATGTAAAATGGGCAATCGACACGTCACCGGGATTAGATCATTACATAAGTTACAGAAAAAAGACACAGGATTTTGAAATTAAAAACCTCAGAATCTATTCAGATCAAAGCTCATTATTGATCAACGAATCTACATTTAAATCTGCTAAAGATTTCTATGTTGATGCTGAAGTTCAGGATTTTGCGATTGAAAAATTATTAGAGATGCAGGCGGGCGGAAATCCTATGGATATCAAGGGTTTAGCCAACGGTAATGTGAAGATCAGGATGGATAAAAGCACATTGCAGCCCCTTGTTGATTTAACGGTTGATGACATTATGATGAACGGGAATGATATGGGAGACCTTACCATTTCTGCGGTTAACGGTTTTTCATTAAATGTGTATGATGTTGATGTGAAAGTTACTTCAGCAGGTGTAATCGGGAACAATAATCTTCACCTCACGGGAACTGTTAATAACAATACCCCGTCTCCGACTATTGATTTGGTAGCACAGCTGGATGAGTTTGATCTGGCTTTTACCCAACAGTTTGTTCAGGCTATTTTTGGAAACTTGAGAGGAAAAGCAACCGGAGATCTGAAGATCAACGGAACTTTGAAAAACTTAGATTACAGCGGAGATATTGCTTTAAAAGAATTTGGTTTAAAACTTCTATTCACGGGTGTAGATTATTCTTTTGATGATACAGTTATTCCGCTTTCAAGAGGTTTGGCAATTTTAAATAATATTGGGGTGCACGACGGTAGAACAAATTCTCAGGGCACAATTTCCGGGGCAATACAATTTGAAACCTTATCCTCAATGGGAGTCAACCTTGTAATGAGAGCCGATAATTTATTGATGCTGAATACTACGCAAAAAGAGTATGATCTTTTCTGGGGAAGAGTCTACGGACAGGGAGATCTCTATGTCGATGGTCCTGTTTCCGCTTTAAATTTATCAACTCCGAACATGAAAGCGCTGAATGGAAGCACATTCACTTTTAATTCTAGTTCTACCTCCAATGTTGAAGAATTTAAGATGCTCAGATTCTTAAAAGAAGGTAAAGACGGTCTGGTTACTTTAGAAGACAAGAAAAAATCGGGAGCTAATATGAATATCGATTTCAGTCTTGATGTGGATAAAGGAACTACGGTCAATGTTTTAGTAGGTGATGATGTCGGAAATATCACTGTAAAAGGGGTTGCAGAGGATCTGAGATTCCAGATGGGCAGACAGGGAGCAATTTCGATGAACGGGTCTTACATGGTAGACAGTGGAACTTTTGTTTCCAAAGCCATTCTTAACAGAACTTTTCAAATTCAAAAAAACAGCAGCATCCGTTGGGATGGTGATGCGATGAAACCAGCTCTGGATATTACCGCAAATTATGTAAGAATGGTTTCCAATGCAGGAGAATATCTGAATATGGGCCAATTGCAGCCAATCAGTATATTGCTGCAAGCAAATATTACTAACACGCTGAATGACCCAGATATTGCACTAAATGTTACAGCACTGGATGTTTCTAGCCAAGTGAAAGAAACTTTAGCGGCAAAAATTAATCAGACAGAAGGAGAAAATGTTCTTCAGTTTGGTTCCATTCTTTTGTTAAACAGTTTTAACGTTTCTAATACTGGTGGAGTAGATATTGATGCAGTAGGAGTCGCAGAATCTTCAGGTTACAACATGCTTTTAAAGCAATTGGGATCTGTTCTTAATACGATGAGCAGTGAATTCCAGATTGACCTTAATTATGTGAGAGGCGACCAATATTCAAATAGTGGAGACAGAGCTAATGCAGGTGTAAGTTTTGACCTTTCGCCAAGAGTTACTGTCAAAACTGGTTTAGGTATTCCTTTAAATAAAACTGAGGGTACCGATAACAACTATCTCTCCGGAGAAGGATCTATAGAGTATGACATTTCTAAGAAAAATGACGGAACTTTATTGTTAAGAGGATATTCTAAACCAACCAATATCGGAATGGGAGTAGGGACAGTGGGTACCAATGGTTCTGCAAATCAAGCGTATGGCGGTGGTATCGTATGGAGTAAAAGCTTCAATTCTTTCTTTAAAAAGAAGAAAAAAGATAAAAATAGGCCTTCTGCTAATAATGAAATAAAAACAGATTCCGTAATATCTAGGCTTAAATAA